A stretch of Peteryoungia algae DNA encodes these proteins:
- a CDS encoding PHA/PHB synthase family protein, with product MDRTREEAEAGAAFDPKLIEPYIIKDPQALAVNAAKALENLGKAASVWLKPRETGEVVDPVPEPVAELVKILGKVAEYWMSDPKRTLEAQTHLLNAVFGVWSRSLARFATPEQPFADPLPKDKRFSDEDWERNPFFDFLRQTYLVLSQWAEKMVNDAGGLDEHTRHKANFYMRQLTAALSPANFVATNPQLYRETVQSSGANLVKGMQMLAEDIAAGGGDLRIRQTDTSKFAVGENMAVTPGKVIAQSDVCEVIQYEATTETVLKRPLLICPPWINKFYILDLNPQKSFIKWCVDQGHTVFVISWVNPDERHADKGWEAYIREGVDFALDTVEKATGEKEVNAIGYCVGGTLLAAALALHAQEKNKRIASATLFTTQVDFTHAGDLKVFVDEAQLTNLEERMQESGYLDGSKMAAAFNMLRASELIWPYFVNSYLKGQDPMPFDLLYWNSDSTRMAAANHSFYLRNCYLNNTLSQGKMQLAGKTLSLKDVKIPIYNLATKEDHIAPAKSVFVGSNLFGGPVDFVVSGSGHIAGVVNPPDKHKYQFWTNGKVAGTYEDWMANAKETPGSWWPHWQMWIENLAGERVPARKPGGDALNAIGDAPGRYVLARV from the coding sequence ATGGACAGAACGCGGGAAGAAGCCGAAGCGGGTGCTGCGTTCGATCCGAAACTGATCGAGCCCTATATCATCAAGGATCCGCAGGCGCTTGCTGTCAACGCCGCCAAGGCGCTGGAAAACCTCGGCAAGGCCGCTTCCGTCTGGCTGAAGCCGCGGGAGACAGGGGAAGTCGTCGATCCTGTCCCCGAGCCTGTCGCCGAACTCGTGAAGATCTTGGGCAAGGTCGCGGAATACTGGATGTCCGATCCCAAACGCACGCTCGAAGCGCAGACACATCTGCTCAATGCGGTCTTCGGGGTCTGGAGCCGGTCGCTGGCGCGATTCGCCACCCCGGAACAACCGTTTGCCGATCCCTTACCCAAGGACAAGCGCTTCTCCGACGAGGACTGGGAGCGCAATCCCTTCTTCGACTTCCTCCGCCAGACCTATCTCGTGCTGTCCCAATGGGCCGAGAAGATGGTCAACGACGCCGGCGGTCTCGATGAACACACGCGTCACAAGGCGAACTTCTACATGCGGCAGCTCACGGCGGCACTTTCGCCCGCCAACTTCGTCGCGACCAATCCGCAACTCTATCGTGAGACCGTGCAGAGCAGCGGGGCGAATCTCGTCAAGGGCATGCAGATGCTGGCCGAAGACATCGCCGCCGGAGGCGGGGATCTGCGCATCCGCCAGACCGATACCAGCAAGTTTGCCGTCGGGGAAAACATGGCGGTGACGCCGGGCAAGGTCATCGCCCAGAGCGATGTCTGCGAAGTGATCCAGTACGAGGCTACGACCGAGACGGTGCTGAAGCGCCCTCTCCTCATATGTCCGCCCTGGATCAACAAATTCTACATTCTCGATCTCAACCCGCAGAAAAGCTTCATCAAATGGTGTGTCGATCAGGGCCACACGGTCTTCGTGATCTCCTGGGTCAACCCCGATGAGCGCCATGCGGACAAAGGGTGGGAGGCCTATATCCGCGAGGGTGTCGATTTCGCGCTCGACACCGTGGAAAAGGCGACCGGCGAAAAAGAGGTGAACGCGATCGGCTACTGTGTCGGGGGAACGCTGCTCGCGGCGGCACTTGCCCTGCATGCGCAGGAGAAGAACAAGCGGATCGCCAGCGCCACGCTGTTCACCACACAGGTGGATTTCACCCATGCCGGCGACCTCAAGGTCTTCGTCGACGAGGCACAGTTGACGAATCTTGAAGAGCGGATGCAGGAAAGCGGTTATCTCGACGGCTCGAAGATGGCGGCCGCTTTCAACATGCTGCGCGCCTCGGAGCTGATCTGGCCCTATTTCGTCAATAGCTACCTGAAGGGCCAGGATCCCATGCCCTTCGACCTGCTCTACTGGAATTCCGATTCGACCCGCATGGCAGCGGCGAACCATTCCTTCTACCTGCGCAACTGCTACCTCAACAACACGCTGAGCCAAGGCAAGATGCAGCTCGCCGGCAAGACGCTGTCGCTGAAGGACGTGAAAATCCCGATCTATAATCTCGCGACCAAGGAAGATCACATCGCTCCGGCGAAATCGGTCTTCGTCGGTAGCAACCTGTTCGGCGGGCCCGTCGACTTCGTGGTGTCCGGCTCGGGCCATATCGCCGGCGTGGTCAATCCGCCAGACAAGCACAAGTACCAGTTCTGGACCAATGGCAAGGTTGCCGGCACTTACGAGGACTGGATGGCCAATGCCAAGGAGACGCCCGGCTCCTGGTGGCCGCACTGGCAGATGTGGATCGAAAACCTCGCCGGCGAACGTGTTCCGGCACGCAAACCCGGCGGCGATGCGCTCAACGCGATTGGCGATGCGCCGGGTCGGTATGTGCTGGCACGTGTCTGA
- a CDS encoding SHOCT domain-containing protein, translating to MVHSKFSFSGLSGQAVIAAFLALMAGTGCQSTQATTPAPATVPAALEVNVEDPDNPEAAAARPTYPDGYPNFAGSLSAASVQMSNEEASALQAQLTSLGAARKSGAITEAEYQSRLAELRRLAARHGAETQALIAN from the coding sequence ATGGTGCACAGCAAGTTCAGTTTCTCGGGTCTTTCGGGCCAGGCGGTTATCGCAGCATTTCTCGCGCTGATGGCAGGCACAGGCTGCCAGTCGACGCAGGCGACGACACCGGCGCCTGCCACGGTGCCGGCCGCGCTCGAGGTCAATGTCGAGGATCCCGACAATCCGGAAGCCGCAGCGGCCCGTCCGACCTATCCTGACGGCTACCCGAACTTTGCCGGTTCGCTGAGTGCCGCGAGTGTCCAGATGAGCAACGAGGAGGCCTCGGCGCTCCAGGCTCAGCTGACATCACTCGGTGCAGCCCGCAAATCGGGAGCGATTACCGAAGCCGAATATCAGTCGCGGCTTGCCGAACTGCGCCGTCTCGCGGCCCGGCACGGGGCGGAAACGCAGGCGCTGATCGCCAATTAG
- a CDS encoding LL-diaminopimelate aminotransferase — translation MEEFHKVRRLPPYVFEQVNRLKASARAGGADIIDLGMGNPDLPTPQAIVDKLCEVVQDPRTHRYSSSKGIPGLRRAQAAYYARRFNVKLNPDTQVVATLGSKEGFANMAQAITAPGDVILCPNPTYPIHAFGFLMTGGVIRSITVEPDETFFPPLERAVRHSIPKPIALILNYPSNPTAMVATLDFYKDVIAFAKKHDIIVLSDLAYSEIYFDGNPPPSVLEVPGAMDCTVEFTSMSKTFSMPGWRMGFAVGNERLISALTRVKSYLDYGAFTPIQVAATHALNGDGTDIAEVRSVYHRRRDVMVESFGKAGFEVPPPAATMFAWAKIPEKFRHLGSLEFSKLLVEKADVAVAPGIGFGEMGDEYVRLALVENEHRIRQAARNIKKFFSTADETMHNVISLNAHR, via the coding sequence ATGGAAGAGTTTCACAAAGTCCGGCGCTTGCCGCCTTACGTGTTCGAACAGGTCAACCGTCTGAAGGCGAGCGCGCGAGCCGGTGGGGCCGACATCATCGACCTTGGCATGGGCAATCCGGATCTTCCGACCCCGCAGGCGATCGTCGACAAGCTTTGCGAAGTGGTTCAGGACCCGCGCACCCATCGCTATTCCTCGTCCAAGGGCATTCCGGGCCTGCGTCGCGCGCAAGCTGCCTATTATGCCCGTCGCTTCAACGTGAAGCTCAATCCGGATACGCAGGTCGTCGCCACCCTGGGCTCCAAGGAAGGCTTCGCCAACATGGCCCAGGCGATCACGGCGCCCGGCGACGTCATCCTCTGCCCGAACCCGACCTATCCGATCCACGCCTTCGGCTTCCTGATGACCGGCGGTGTCATTCGCTCGATTACGGTCGAGCCGGATGAAACCTTCTTTCCGCCACTCGAGCGCGCCGTGCGCCACTCGATCCCGAAGCCGATTGCACTGATCCTCAACTATCCGTCCAACCCGACGGCCATGGTTGCGACGCTCGATTTCTACAAGGACGTGATTGCGTTTGCGAAGAAGCACGACATCATCGTCCTCTCCGACCTTGCCTATTCGGAGATCTATTTCGACGGCAATCCGCCCCCGTCGGTGCTGGAAGTGCCAGGTGCCATGGACTGCACCGTCGAGTTCACCTCGATGTCGAAAACCTTCTCCATGCCTGGCTGGCGCATGGGCTTTGCCGTCGGCAACGAGCGGCTGATTTCGGCTCTGACACGCGTCAAATCCTACCTCGACTATGGCGCCTTCACGCCGATCCAGGTGGCGGCGACCCATGCGTTGAATGGCGACGGTACCGATATCGCGGAAGTCCGCAGCGTCTACCATCGCCGCCGCGACGTGATGGTCGAAAGCTTCGGCAAGGCCGGCTTTGAAGTGCCGCCGCCGGCCGCCACCATGTTCGCCTGGGCGAAGATCCCGGAAAAATTCCGCCATCTCGGCTCGCTGGAATTCTCCAAGCTGCTGGTTGAAAAGGCGGACGTCGCCGTGGCGCCGGGCATCGGCTTCGGCGAAATGGGCGACGAATATGTCCGTCTCGCCCTCGTGGAGAACGAACATCGCATCCGTCAGGCCGCTCGCAACATCAAGAAGTTCTTCTCGACGGCCGACGAGACCATGCACAACGTGATTTCGCTCAACGCCCACCGTTGA
- a CDS encoding homoserine dehydrogenase has protein sequence MANALKIGVAGLGTVGASLVRILQTRANALTVACGRPISVAAVSARDASKDRGILMDDIAWYADPVEMAKHADIDVFVELVGGAEGAAEQSVRAALTRGLHVVTANKALLSRHGVEFARLAEEKGRLLNYEAAVAGGIPVIKTLRESLTGNNFSRIYGIMNGTCNYILTRMEREGLSFADCLKEAQRLGYAEADPSFDIEGNDTAHKLSILTTLAFGCEISADKIYLEGITNISIEDIHAAADLGYRIKLLGVAQKTESGIEQRVHPTMVPLDSVIAQVDGVTNAVALESDILGELLMVGPGAGGDATASAVLGDITDIAKSRPGAQEVPVLGRPAHLLEPYRQAEMQSHEGGYFIRLTVQDRTGVFASIATRMAENAISLESIVQHSKEPATPGRPQTIILVTHATMESAVRTAVDAIQREGYLIGEPQVIRIERPKS, from the coding sequence ATGGCGAATGCCCTTAAAATCGGCGTGGCGGGTCTTGGTACCGTCGGTGCCTCGCTCGTCCGTATCCTCCAGACCCGCGCTAATGCGCTGACCGTCGCTTGCGGTCGCCCGATCTCGGTTGCAGCTGTGTCGGCGCGTGATGCCTCAAAGGACCGTGGCATCCTGATGGATGATATCGCCTGGTATGCCGATCCGGTTGAGATGGCGAAGCATGCCGACATCGATGTCTTTGTCGAGCTTGTCGGCGGTGCCGAAGGGGCAGCGGAACAGTCGGTCCGTGCGGCCCTGACGCGCGGCCTGCATGTCGTCACCGCCAACAAGGCGCTGCTGTCGCGCCACGGCGTGGAGTTCGCCAGGCTCGCCGAGGAAAAGGGCCGTCTCCTGAACTACGAAGCGGCGGTCGCTGGCGGTATTCCTGTCATCAAGACGCTGCGCGAGTCCCTGACGGGCAACAATTTCTCCCGCATCTACGGGATCATGAACGGCACCTGCAATTACATCCTGACCCGCATGGAGCGGGAGGGTCTGTCCTTTGCCGATTGCCTGAAGGAAGCCCAGCGCCTCGGTTATGCCGAAGCTGATCCGAGCTTCGACATCGAAGGCAATGATACCGCCCACAAGCTGTCGATCCTGACGACGCTTGCCTTCGGCTGCGAGATTTCGGCTGACAAGATCTATCTCGAAGGCATCACCAATATCTCGATCGAGGACATCCATGCGGCGGCCGATCTCGGCTATCGCATCAAGTTGCTCGGCGTCGCCCAGAAGACCGAGAGCGGCATCGAGCAGCGCGTGCACCCGACCATGGTGCCGCTCGACAGCGTCATCGCGCAGGTGGATGGCGTGACAAATGCGGTCGCTCTCGAATCCGACATTCTCGGTGAACTGCTGATGGTCGGCCCGGGCGCCGGTGGCGATGCGACGGCTTCTGCTGTGCTCGGCGATATCACCGACATCGCCAAGAGCCGTCCCGGTGCACAGGAAGTGCCAGTCCTTGGTCGCCCGGCCCATCTTCTCGAGCCCTATCGCCAGGCTGAAATGCAGAGCCACGAAGGCGGCTACTTCATTCGCCTCACCGTACAGGATCGCACTGGCGTCTTTGCCAGCATTGCGACCCGGATGGCCGAGAATGCGATATCGCTGGAATCCATCGTCCAGCATTCCAAGGAGCCGGCCACGCCAGGTCGTCCGCAGACCATCATCCTCGTCACGCATGCCACCATGGAAAGCGCCGTTCGCACGGCAGTCGACGCGATCCAGCGCGAGGGATATCTGATTGGCGAGCCCCAGGTGATTCGCATCGAGCGTCCAAAGTCCTGA
- the recJ gene encoding single-stranded-DNA-specific exonuclease RecJ, which translates to MSTEPVDPVIRAFLGVEHSASGQRWMSRTDQAGQNRALAISQLHAIPELVARVLAGRGVGVDEAPAFLDPTIRNLMPDPSRLTDCDAAAKRILQAIDSKERVAIFGDYDVDGAASSALMARFLHHFGVEAEIYIPDRIFEGYGPNAAAIDQLIERGANLLITVDCGSTSIEALGAAERRGVDVVVIDHHQMGHEMPVCHALVNPNREDDLSGQGHLCAAGVVFMVLVATLRLLREAGHPFARSLDLLAWLDLVALATVCDVVPLKGLNRAYVTKGLIAARHQNNAGLAALLRVAGIGGPVTPYHFGFLVGPRINAGGRIGDAALGSRLLTLDDASEADQIAQKLDELNRERQAMEAVMLAEAEAEAMAEYGTGEKAAVILTAKEHWHPGIVGLLAARLKEKFKRPAFAIAFDPLGKGTGSGRSIHGFDLGRMVRAAVDEGLLVKGGGHAMAAGLTVERANLGRLRGFFEEQAAAQVSALAANQTLKIDGAIGASGATLALVDQLEAAGPYGSGHPQPIFAVPLHRLKDVRPVGTTHIKITLEGMDGKRLEGIAFRAADTDLGHFLMNNRGNQIHVAGTLSADHWQGNRRVQFRILDAAKAP; encoded by the coding sequence ATGTCGACCGAACCGGTAGATCCCGTCATCCGCGCCTTCCTCGGTGTCGAGCATTCCGCCAGCGGCCAGCGCTGGATGTCACGCACGGATCAGGCAGGTCAGAACCGGGCGCTCGCCATCAGTCAGCTGCATGCCATTCCTGAACTCGTCGCCCGCGTTCTGGCCGGGCGCGGTGTAGGCGTGGACGAGGCGCCGGCCTTCCTGGACCCGACGATCCGCAACCTCATGCCGGACCCATCCAGGCTGACCGATTGCGATGCGGCCGCCAAGCGCATCCTTCAGGCGATCGACAGCAAGGAGCGCGTCGCGATCTTCGGCGACTACGATGTCGACGGTGCTGCGTCGTCGGCGCTGATGGCTCGTTTCCTTCACCATTTCGGTGTCGAGGCGGAGATCTACATTCCCGACCGCATTTTCGAGGGTTACGGTCCGAACGCGGCCGCCATCGATCAGTTGATCGAGCGTGGCGCCAATCTGCTGATCACCGTCGACTGTGGCTCGACCAGCATCGAGGCGCTGGGAGCAGCGGAGAGGCGTGGCGTCGACGTGGTCGTCATAGACCATCACCAGATGGGTCACGAGATGCCGGTCTGCCATGCTCTCGTCAATCCGAATCGTGAAGACGATCTGTCAGGGCAGGGGCATCTGTGCGCGGCAGGCGTCGTCTTCATGGTGCTGGTCGCCACGTTGCGATTGCTGCGCGAGGCTGGCCACCCGTTCGCGCGCTCGCTCGATCTGCTCGCCTGGCTCGATTTGGTGGCGCTTGCCACCGTTTGCGACGTCGTGCCGCTGAAGGGGCTTAACCGAGCCTATGTGACCAAGGGGCTGATCGCTGCCCGCCACCAGAACAATGCCGGTCTCGCAGCCCTCCTCAGGGTCGCGGGCATTGGCGGGCCGGTTACGCCTTACCACTTCGGCTTTCTCGTCGGACCAAGAATCAATGCGGGTGGCCGTATCGGCGATGCAGCGCTGGGAAGCCGTCTTCTGACCCTTGATGATGCCTCGGAAGCCGATCAGATCGCCCAGAAGCTCGACGAACTCAATCGTGAACGACAGGCCATGGAAGCGGTCATGCTGGCCGAAGCGGAGGCCGAAGCCATGGCAGAATATGGGACCGGCGAAAAGGCAGCGGTGATCCTGACCGCGAAGGAACACTGGCATCCCGGCATTGTCGGCCTGCTCGCCGCCCGGCTGAAGGAAAAGTTCAAGCGTCCCGCTTTCGCCATTGCCTTCGATCCCTTGGGCAAGGGCACCGGCTCTGGCCGTTCGATCCATGGCTTCGACCTGGGGCGCATGGTGCGTGCGGCCGTCGATGAGGGGCTTCTCGTCAAGGGAGGCGGCCATGCCATGGCGGCGGGCCTGACAGTGGAGCGGGCGAATCTCGGTCGTTTGCGTGGCTTCTTCGAGGAGCAGGCTGCAGCCCAGGTCTCTGCGCTCGCGGCGAACCAGACATTGAAGATCGACGGCGCGATCGGTGCCTCCGGGGCGACGCTCGCGCTGGTAGACCAGCTCGAGGCAGCCGGCCCTTATGGATCCGGGCATCCGCAACCGATCTTTGCCGTGCCGCTACACAGGTTGAAGGATGTGCGTCCGGTTGGGACCACGCATATCAAGATCACGCTGGAGGGCATGGACGGAAAGCGGCTGGAAGGCATTGCTTTCCGGGCCGCCGACACGGATCTTGGACATTTCCTGATGAACAATCGCGGCAATCAGATCCATGTTGCAGGCACGCTCAGCGCCGACCATTGGCAGGGCAACAGGCGCGTGCAGTTCCGCATCCTCGACGCCGCGAAGGCGCCGTAA
- the gloA gene encoding lactoylglutathione lyase yields MRYLHTMVRVKDLEASLHFYCNLFGLQEIRRYENEKGRFTLVFLTADQDLDRAKVEMAPCLELTYNWDTEDYAGGRNFGHLAYEVDDIYAICQTLMDNGVTINRPPRDGHMAFVRSPDGISIEILQKGENLAPAEPWASMANTGAW; encoded by the coding sequence ATGCGCTATCTGCACACCATGGTCCGCGTGAAGGACCTCGAGGCCTCGCTCCACTTCTACTGCAACCTGTTCGGCCTGCAGGAAATTCGCCGGTATGAGAACGAGAAGGGACGCTTTACTCTGGTCTTCCTGACTGCTGACCAGGATCTCGATCGCGCAAAGGTCGAGATGGCCCCCTGCCTGGAACTCACCTACAACTGGGATACAGAAGACTATGCGGGCGGCCGCAATTTCGGCCATCTCGCCTACGAGGTCGACGATATCTATGCGATCTGCCAGACACTGATGGACAACGGCGTCACCATCAACCGCCCGCCGCGGGACGGCCACATGGCCTTTGTCCGCTCGCCGGACGGTATCTCGATCGAGATCCTGCAGAAGGGCGAGAACCTCGCGCCGGCCGAGCCCTGGGCCTCGATGGCCAATACCGGCGCCTGGTAA
- a CDS encoding cold-shock protein yields the protein MTDRMPSKGLGEFEELSGEAVDLIEITGVVKWFDVAKGFGFIVPDNGMQDVLLHVTCLRRDGYQTILEGTRIVALIQKRDRGYQAFRILSMDQSTAVHPSQMPPVRTHVQVTPTSGLERALVKWFNRTKGFGFLTRGEGTEDIFVHMETLRRFGLTELRPGQTVMVRFGPGDKGLMAAEIHPDNPGPAARAH from the coding sequence ATGACGGACAGGATGCCATCGAAAGGACTCGGCGAGTTCGAAGAACTGTCCGGCGAAGCCGTCGATCTCATCGAGATCACCGGTGTCGTGAAATGGTTCGACGTCGCCAAGGGGTTCGGTTTCATCGTTCCCGACAATGGCATGCAGGATGTCCTGCTGCACGTCACCTGCCTTCGACGCGACGGCTATCAGACCATTCTTGAAGGCACCCGAATCGTGGCTCTCATCCAGAAGCGCGACCGTGGCTACCAGGCCTTCCGCATTCTCTCCATGGATCAGTCGACCGCCGTGCACCCCTCGCAGATGCCGCCGGTACGCACGCATGTGCAGGTGACGCCGACCAGCGGACTGGAGCGCGCGCTCGTCAAGTGGTTCAACCGCACCAAGGGATTTGGCTTCCTGACGCGCGGCGAGGGCACGGAAGACATCTTTGTCCATATGGAAACGCTGCGCCGATTCGGCTTGACGGAGCTGCGCCCGGGGCAGACGGTCATGGTCCGCTTCGGGCCTGGCGACAAGGGTCTGATGGCGGCAGAGATCCATCCTGACAATCCCGGCCCTGCGGCCAGGGCGCATTGA
- a CDS encoding DUF192 domain-containing protein — translation MNRVSINLKSAVTALFVFLWLSAPAMSDVVFPRGQLAFETTAGERITIDVEWALTAEQRARGLMERPELPDRTGMLFDFGETRMVTMWMANTPASLDMIFIDETGRIVRIAERTTPLSESIVSSSEPIRYALEIRGGHAKELGLDITARLVLPLGLPQ, via the coding sequence ATGAACCGTGTCTCGATCAATTTGAAAAGCGCCGTGACGGCGCTTTTCGTGTTTCTATGGCTGTCGGCGCCCGCGATGAGCGACGTTGTCTTCCCGCGCGGGCAACTCGCCTTCGAGACCACAGCAGGCGAGCGAATCACGATCGACGTGGAATGGGCGCTGACCGCCGAGCAGCGGGCGAGGGGGCTGATGGAGCGCCCGGAGCTTCCCGATCGGACAGGCATGCTCTTCGATTTCGGCGAAACCCGCATGGTCACGATGTGGATGGCCAACACGCCTGCTTCCCTCGACATGATCTTCATCGACGAAACCGGCAGAATCGTCCGCATCGCCGAACGCACGACACCGCTCTCCGAATCGATCGTCTCGTCGAGCGAGCCCATCCGCTACGCGCTGGAGATTCGGGGCGGTCATGCGAAGGAGCTGGGGCTCGACATCACCGCGCGTCTCGTCTTGCCGCTCGGTCTGCCGCAATGA
- a CDS encoding ETC complex I subunit yields MSAKIYRPAKTAMQSGKAKTHLWVLEFDQSAPRKIDPMMGYTTSGDTRQQIKLTFESLEQAEAYAQREGIEYRVILPKDAKRQLVSYTDNFRYNRLQPWTH; encoded by the coding sequence ATGTCTGCGAAGATCTACCGCCCCGCGAAAACCGCCATGCAGTCCGGTAAAGCAAAGACCCATCTCTGGGTTCTGGAATTCGACCAGTCGGCGCCGCGTAAGATCGACCCGATGATGGGCTACACCACCTCCGGCGATACGCGCCAGCAGATCAAGCTGACCTTCGAGAGCCTGGAACAGGCCGAAGCCTATGCACAGCGCGAAGGCATCGAATATCGCGTGATCCTGCCCAAGGACGCCAAGCGCCAGCTCGTCTCCTACACCGACAATTTCCGCTATAATCGCCTGCAGCCCTGGACGCATTGA
- a CDS encoding nuclease, with protein MSSRTTSSRRAPAKRRKPSRSSGGQGMTTWLVVLGLVAGGIALYENRATVLKDMAPLLSRDKPGTSRTEAKAEPRSERAQKPAPTSASNSAKAPVPPAAVGMTKAVVPVSRPAVAAAATGPLTGENFSGKFYFCGTSGLDNCVMSGDTFWYRKTKVVLADIAAPRTEGAACQQERDRGFAAKVRLKDLLSSGRFDLETLKTAGPGIAPAVLRVATRNGRSLGSILVSEGLAKPRMARQQAWCP; from the coding sequence ATGTCCAGTCGCACCACCAGTTCCCGCCGCGCCCCCGCAAAACGCCGCAAGCCGAGCCGTTCATCCGGCGGCCAGGGCATGACGACATGGCTGGTCGTGCTCGGCCTCGTCGCCGGCGGCATCGCGCTTTACGAAAACCGCGCCACTGTGCTCAAGGACATGGCGCCGCTCCTGTCCCGGGATAAACCGGGGACCTCCCGAACGGAGGCGAAAGCGGAACCGCGCAGCGAGCGCGCTCAGAAGCCGGCACCGACCTCCGCGTCGAATAGCGCAAAGGCGCCCGTGCCACCCGCAGCGGTCGGCATGACCAAGGCCGTCGTCCCGGTATCGAGGCCGGCGGTCGCAGCCGCAGCCACCGGGCCGCTGACGGGCGAAAACTTCTCCGGCAAGTTCTATTTCTGCGGCACATCCGGCCTCGACAACTGCGTAATGAGCGGTGACACCTTCTGGTACCGGAAGACGAAGGTCGTGTTGGCCGATATTGCGGCGCCACGGACGGAGGGTGCGGCCTGCCAGCAGGAGCGAGATCGTGGTTTTGCAGCCAAGGTACGCCTGAAGGATCTGTTGAGTTCCGGCCGCTTTGATCTGGAGACCCTGAAGACGGCTGGACCCGGCATTGCGCCAGCAGTGTTGCGCGTTGCGACGCGTAATGGCCGCTCGCTCGGCTCCATCCTCGTTTCCGAGGGGCTCGCCAAACCGCGCATGGCCCGCCAGCAAGCATGGTGCCCGTAA